In Candidatus Contubernalis alkalaceticus, the following proteins share a genomic window:
- the panD gene encoding aspartate 1-decarboxylase — protein MFRNMFKSKIHRATVTDADLNYNGSITIDSELLEASGILPYEQVHVVNINNGNRFETYVIEGKPGSGEICINGAAARLVHSGDLVIIITYSMVPENELNQFEVKTVLVDSQNKIVRINRDKVIK, from the coding sequence TTGTTTCGCAATATGTTTAAATCTAAGATCCACCGGGCAACGGTGACTGATGCTGACTTGAATTATAATGGGAGTATCACTATAGACAGTGAACTTTTGGAAGCCTCAGGGATACTTCCTTACGAACAGGTCCACGTGGTGAATATCAATAACGGTAACAGATTTGAAACCTATGTCATTGAAGGAAAACCTGGGTCTGGAGAAATATGTATAAACGGAGCAGCAGCCCGTCTGGTTCATTCCGGAGATTTAGTAATTATCATTACTTATTCCATGGTGCCGGAAAATGAACTGAATCAATTTGAAGTGAAAACAGTCCTGGTGGACTCCCAAAACAAAATCGTTAGAATAAATCGAGATAAGGTTATAAAATAA
- the eam gene encoding glutamate 2,3-aminomutase — MVNKIEKPAKDKNRKKALQRAGELKESIRDYMEYRGNIVSGLNLQEQFQENKEKIKNHFGATEEQWQDWKWQIENRIFDEEKLSIFIDLSEKEKEEIKQIGTQYRWAVSPYYLSLIDSSNPQCPVRKQAVPSILEFTDELGQLDPMAEEETSPASAVTRRYPDRLIINVTNQCAMYCRHCQRRRNIGEEDVGTPREEIIEALNYVRNNEEIRDVLLTGGDAFMLSNQEIDWLLTELEKIPHVEMKRLGTRTLVTMPMRIDDELCSILEKHDAVYVNTQFNHPKEITEESRRACKKLAKAGIPLGNQAVLLKDINNNPHVMKKLNQELLKISVRPYYIFHAKRVKGTSHFRTPVEDGLEIMEHLRGKTSGLAIPTFIINAPKGCGKTPMLPEYLISMSSDKIFIRNWEKKIYEYINPRY; from the coding sequence ATGGTGAACAAAATTGAAAAACCGGCGAAAGATAAAAATAGAAAAAAAGCACTGCAAAGAGCCGGAGAATTAAAGGAAAGTATCCGGGATTATATGGAATACCGCGGTAACATAGTTTCGGGTTTAAATTTACAGGAGCAGTTTCAGGAGAATAAAGAAAAAATTAAAAATCATTTTGGTGCAACAGAAGAGCAGTGGCAGGATTGGAAATGGCAAATTGAAAATCGCATATTTGACGAAGAAAAACTTTCCATATTTATAGATTTATCAGAAAAAGAAAAAGAAGAGATCAAACAGATTGGAACCCAATATCGGTGGGCTGTTTCTCCATATTATCTGAGTCTGATAGATAGCAGTAACCCCCAGTGTCCCGTAAGAAAACAGGCCGTCCCCTCTATTTTGGAATTTACCGATGAATTGGGACAATTGGATCCCATGGCTGAGGAAGAAACCTCTCCTGCTTCGGCAGTTACTCGGAGATATCCAGATCGGCTGATTATAAATGTGACTAATCAGTGTGCCATGTACTGCCGTCACTGTCAAAGGAGAAGAAACATTGGTGAAGAAGATGTAGGCACTCCCAGAGAAGAAATTATAGAAGCTTTAAATTACGTAAGAAACAACGAGGAAATTAGGGATGTTCTTCTCACCGGGGGAGATGCCTTTATGCTCTCCAATCAGGAAATTGATTGGCTTTTGACGGAGTTGGAGAAGATTCCTCACGTAGAAATGAAAAGACTGGGTACTCGAACCTTGGTGACCATGCCCATGAGGATAGATGATGAACTGTGTTCCATTCTGGAAAAACATGATGCTGTTTATGTAAATACCCAGTTTAATCATCCTAAGGAAATCACAGAAGAATCTCGCCGTGCCTGTAAAAAACTGGCTAAAGCCGGTATTCCCTTAGGTAACCAGGCAGTACTTTTAAAGGATATCAATAATAATCCCCATGTCATGAAAAAATTAAACCAGGAACTATTGAAAATTTCAGTCAGGCCATATTATATTTTTCATGCCAAAAGAGTAAAGGGAACCTCTCACTTTCGAACCCCTGTAGAGGACGGGTTGGAAATCATGGAGCATCTGAGGGGAAAAACCTCCGGCTTGGCAATTCCTACATTTATTATTAATGCTCCCAAGGGTTGTGGTAAGACTCCTATGCTTCCGGAGTATCTGATATCTATGAGTTCGGATAAAATATTTATTCGAAACTGGGAAAAGAAAATATATGAGTACATCAACCCTCGCTATTAA
- the dprA gene encoding DNA-processing protein DprA — protein MASAKEVWHSSREELERVKGITSKICNRIIEERKNVDVYGGWQEIKAKGIQVITYEDEDYPESLKHIHAPPALLYVKGAALFEKHPRIAVVGTRKCTPYGKKIAVEVSQTLAEQGFTVVSGMARGIDTLAHLSCLKAGGRTIAVLGSGLDVIYPRENESLSKKIVENGALVSEFPLGTKPLPRNFPMRNRIISGLSLGVVVVESAHKSGALITADCALEQGREVFAVPGNIDSPYSRGCNRLIKQGAVLLDSPIDILQELGYDVIYESEEQENVCLTLQEEELLRFLTSQPIHVDSLREQCGLSSRQLNALLTLLELKKIIKQFPGKYFVRI, from the coding sequence ATGGCATCTGCAAAAGAGGTTTGGCATAGTTCTAGAGAGGAACTGGAAAGGGTCAAGGGAATTACATCAAAAATATGCAATAGGATTATTGAGGAAAGGAAGAATGTGGATGTTTATGGCGGCTGGCAGGAGATAAAGGCCAAGGGGATTCAGGTAATTACTTATGAGGATGAAGATTATCCGGAATCTTTAAAACATATCCATGCTCCACCTGCTCTCTTATATGTGAAGGGGGCGGCCCTTTTTGAAAAGCATCCAAGGATTGCGGTGGTGGGAACCCGTAAATGTACTCCCTATGGTAAGAAAATAGCCGTGGAGGTCAGTCAAACCCTGGCAGAACAGGGATTTACTGTGGTAAGCGGCATGGCCAGGGGGATTGATACATTAGCCCATCTTAGCTGTCTAAAAGCGGGAGGCAGAACTATTGCAGTCCTGGGAAGCGGGCTGGATGTGATATATCCCCGAGAAAATGAAAGTTTGTCCAAAAAAATAGTGGAAAATGGTGCCCTGGTATCTGAGTTTCCTCTGGGGACTAAGCCGCTCCCCAGAAATTTTCCCATGAGAAACCGTATTATTAGCGGGCTTTCTTTGGGTGTAGTCGTGGTGGAATCCGCCCATAAGAGCGGTGCTCTCATTACAGCTGATTGTGCGTTGGAACAAGGCAGGGAAGTATTTGCCGTTCCAGGGAATATAGATAGTCCATACAGCAGGGGCTGTAACCGCTTGATTAAACAAGGGGCCGTATTATTGGATAGCCCAATAGACATTTTGCAGGAATTGGGTTATGATGTAATTTATGAATCTGAGGAACAGGAGAATGTTTGCTTGACTTTACAGGAGGAAGAGCTCTTACGTTTTTTAACATCGCAGCCTATACACGTTGATTCCTTGAGGGAACAGTGCGGCCTTTCCTCCCGGCAGTTGAATGCCCTGCTTACATTATTGGAATTGAAAAAAATTATTAAGCAGTTTCCAGGTAAATACTTTGTCAGGATATAA
- the topA gene encoding type I DNA topoisomerase, producing the protein MYLVIVESPAKARTIKKFLGKKYKVEASMGHLIDLPKSQFGIDVDKQYSPKYITIRGKGDILKKLKTAGKGVDRVYFAADPDREGEAISWHLMRALDVDETELCRVEFHEITKNAVKDAFKKPRRIDKNRVDAQQARRVLDRLVGYKISPLLWKKVKKGLSAGRVQSVTIRLICDREEEINAFVQEEYWSIGAQLTSKYKKDAFPAKFWGKEKEKTKLPNENSVNIIMKALENAVYIIKTIKKRERKRNPSPPFTTSSLQQDASRRLGFTVRKTMSVAQQLYEGINLKKEGNVGLITYMRTDSTKIAESAREEAKQYILDKYGDNYYPSTPREYKSKKGAQEAHEAVRPTSILRDPETIKSQLSKDQYRLYKLIWERFTASQMASAVFNVVSIDITASEYLFKASGSTVKFPGFLVLYDDQEKDEKEKQSALPDLEEGQELSLLKLEPQQHFTQPPPRYTEASLVKTLEELRIGRPSTYAPIIGTIQARGYVVKEQKALVPTELGQIVVDIMKDYFPDIIDVDFTAELEQKLDQVEVGKSPWIDVVDNFYGPFQNSLQKAEKDMEKIEILDEVSEEICEKCGRHMVYKLGRYGKFLACPGFPDCRNTKPILKPTGVDCPVCSGEVVERRTKKGRIFFGCSSYPECEFISWNQPVKEKCPQCDSVLVEKRSKQKVTRECMNKSCDYQIIMADQKQT; encoded by the coding sequence ATGTACCTGGTTATCGTCGAATCACCGGCAAAAGCCCGTACTATTAAAAAGTTTTTAGGAAAAAAATATAAAGTAGAAGCATCTATGGGACATTTAATTGATTTACCTAAAAGTCAATTCGGTATTGACGTGGATAAACAATACAGTCCTAAGTACATCACTATCCGAGGCAAGGGAGATATCTTAAAGAAATTAAAAACCGCCGGAAAAGGGGTTGACAGAGTGTACTTTGCCGCTGACCCTGATCGAGAGGGGGAGGCCATAAGCTGGCACCTGATGAGGGCCCTGGATGTAGACGAAACGGAACTCTGCCGGGTTGAGTTTCATGAAATAACCAAAAATGCTGTAAAAGATGCCTTTAAGAAACCCAGGAGAATTGATAAAAACCGTGTTGATGCCCAGCAGGCAAGGCGGGTTCTGGACCGGCTGGTAGGATATAAGATCAGTCCACTACTCTGGAAAAAAGTTAAAAAAGGTCTCAGTGCCGGCCGGGTCCAATCAGTTACAATTCGATTAATTTGTGATCGGGAAGAAGAGATTAATGCCTTTGTCCAGGAAGAATACTGGAGTATTGGTGCCCAATTAACATCTAAGTATAAAAAGGATGCTTTCCCCGCTAAGTTCTGGGGAAAGGAAAAAGAAAAAACAAAGCTTCCCAATGAAAACTCTGTCAATATTATTATGAAAGCGTTAGAAAACGCTGTATATATAATTAAGACTATTAAGAAACGAGAGAGAAAAAGAAACCCTTCTCCTCCTTTTACCACCAGCAGCCTGCAGCAGGATGCTTCAAGAAGATTGGGGTTTACAGTGCGAAAGACCATGTCTGTAGCCCAGCAGCTGTATGAAGGGATAAATTTGAAAAAAGAGGGCAATGTGGGACTTATTACCTATATGCGCACTGATTCCACCAAGATTGCCGAGAGTGCCAGAGAAGAGGCAAAACAGTATATCCTGGATAAATATGGTGACAATTATTACCCTTCAACGCCCAGGGAGTATAAATCAAAGAAAGGTGCACAGGAGGCCCATGAAGCTGTACGTCCTACCTCCATTTTGCGAGATCCGGAAACTATAAAATCCCAGTTATCTAAAGACCAATACCGTCTATATAAATTGATTTGGGAAAGGTTTACCGCCAGTCAGATGGCCTCTGCGGTTTTTAATGTTGTTTCTATAGATATAACCGCATCTGAGTACCTCTTTAAGGCTTCCGGGTCTACAGTGAAGTTTCCGGGATTTTTGGTTCTATACGATGACCAGGAAAAAGATGAAAAGGAAAAGCAGAGCGCTCTTCCGGATCTAGAGGAAGGTCAGGAATTGAGTCTCTTAAAACTGGAACCACAGCAGCATTTTACCCAGCCTCCACCTCGTTACACCGAAGCATCCCTGGTAAAGACATTGGAGGAGTTGAGAATTGGTAGGCCCAGCACTTATGCTCCTATTATTGGAACTATACAGGCCCGAGGTTATGTGGTGAAGGAACAAAAGGCTCTGGTGCCTACGGAATTGGGCCAGATAGTGGTGGATATCATGAAAGACTATTTCCCCGATATTATTGACGTTGACTTTACCGCAGAACTTGAGCAAAAGTTGGACCAGGTAGAGGTGGGAAAATCTCCATGGATCGATGTGGTAGATAATTTTTACGGTCCTTTTCAAAATAGTCTTCAGAAGGCAGAAAAAGACATGGAGAAAATTGAAATACTAGACGAAGTCAGTGAGGAAATTTGCGAAAAATGTGGACGCCATATGGTATATAAACTTGGACGCTATGGAAAATTCCTGGCCTGTCCGGGATTTCCTGACTGTCGCAATACCAAGCCAATTTTAAAACCAACGGGAGTAGATTGTCCGGTTTGTTCTGGAGAAGTTGTGGAACGAAGAACAAAAAAAGGCAGAATATTTTTTGGCTGCAGCAGTTACCCTGAGTGTGAATTTATATCCTGGAATCAGCCTGTTAAAGAGAAGTGCCCTCAGTGTGATTCGGTGCTGGTAGAGAAAAGAAGCAAGCAAAAGGTGACCCGGGAATGTATGAACAAAAGCTGTGATTACCAGATTATCATGGCTGACCAAAAACAAACCTGA
- the trmFO gene encoding methylenetetrahydrofolate--tRNA-(uracil(54)-C(5))-methyltransferase (FADH(2)-oxidizing) TrmFO, with product MQMKNEIVIIGGGLAGCEAAWQAARRGIKVTLYEMRPNKMTPAHHTGLLSELVCSNSLRASGLENAVGLLKEEMKMLDSLIMSSAEKSSVPAGKALAVDREMFSGLIQESLEKNDLVEIIRQEMETIPIDLKDIPVVVATGPLTSQALAEDIKGMTGSEHLYFFDAAAPIVTLESIDMNKVFRASRYGRGSADYLNCPMTEEEYNRFWKALTEAERHQPKEFEKEVFFEGCMPVEEMANRGYQTLLYGPLKPVGLEDPRTGMQSYGVVQLRQDNLSGTLYNMVGFQTSLTWAEQKRVFSMIPGLEKAEFVRYGVMHRNTFINSPRVLKPTLQLKNRPGIMFAGQITGVEGYVESTSSGLVAGINASLLAQGREPLIFPNTTAHGALCHYITTADPEKFQPMNVNFGLLPPSREKIKKKERKLYYSQRALQELSDYIKNASLNLA from the coding sequence ATTCAAATGAAAAATGAAATAGTGATTATCGGCGGAGGCCTGGCAGGGTGTGAGGCTGCCTGGCAGGCGGCACGACGGGGGATCAAGGTCACTTTATATGAGATGCGCCCAAATAAAATGACCCCTGCCCACCATACGGGATTACTTTCTGAGCTGGTATGCAGCAACTCTTTGCGGGCTTCCGGATTGGAAAATGCGGTGGGACTTTTAAAGGAAGAGATGAAGATGCTGGATTCATTAATTATGAGTTCTGCGGAAAAAAGTTCTGTGCCTGCCGGTAAAGCCCTGGCTGTGGATCGGGAGATGTTCTCCGGGTTGATACAGGAGTCTTTGGAAAAAAATGATTTAGTAGAAATAATCAGACAGGAAATGGAAACTATTCCCATTGATCTAAAGGATATCCCGGTAGTTGTGGCCACCGGGCCTCTTACATCTCAGGCATTGGCAGAAGATATTAAGGGAATGACCGGTAGTGAGCATCTGTATTTTTTTGATGCGGCTGCTCCTATTGTAACCCTGGAATCTATTGATATGAATAAAGTGTTCAGGGCCTCCCGGTATGGAAGAGGTTCTGCGGACTATTTGAACTGTCCTATGACTGAAGAGGAATATAATCGTTTTTGGAAGGCGTTGACTGAAGCGGAGCGTCATCAGCCAAAGGAATTTGAAAAAGAAGTTTTTTTTGAAGGGTGTATGCCGGTGGAGGAAATGGCTAATCGGGGTTATCAGACTCTTTTATATGGCCCGTTAAAACCTGTAGGGTTGGAGGATCCCCGTACTGGAATGCAATCCTATGGGGTTGTTCAGTTAAGGCAGGACAATTTGTCCGGCACACTATACAATATGGTAGGTTTTCAGACCAGCCTTACCTGGGCGGAACAGAAACGAGTCTTTAGTATGATTCCTGGATTGGAAAAGGCAGAATTTGTCAGGTACGGAGTAATGCACCGGAACACCTTTATAAATTCTCCCCGGGTGTTAAAACCTACGCTGCAGTTAAAGAATAGACCAGGTATCATGTTTGCTGGTCAAATTACTGGTGTGGAGGGATATGTTGAATCAACTTCATCTGGATTGGTAGCAGGAATTAATGCATCACTTCTGGCCCAGGGTAGAGAACCTCTGATTTTTCCCAATACTACAGCCCATGGAGCCCTGTGTCATTATATTACTACGGCAGACCCTGAAAAATTTCAGCCCATGAATGTAAATTTCGGCCTGCTTCCTCCTTCCCGAGAGAAGATTAAGAAAAAAGAACGAAAATTATATTATTCCCAAAGAGCCCTGCAGGAATTGTCGGATTATATCAAAAATGCTTCCCTTAATCTTGCATAA
- the xerC gene encoding tyrosine recombinase XerC, whose amino-acid sequence MDLLDKFIIYLRVERNYSSWTQRKYMEDLQQFIGFLKELNKGIEDLDHLVIRRFLAHLQGQGYARASIARKLSALRTFIRFINRETNLQLNDRLSVNTPKLGKKLPKFLYLEELIDLLESPDPNTVLGRRDSAILETLYAAGIRISELTALDITSISMEKKDIKVMGKGSKERIVLFGQYAENALRTYLEESRFQLLSKRKDTNPEPALFLNRFGYRLTDRSIRRMMDKYVALTSIKTKASPHTLRHSFATHLMDAGADLRSVQELLGHVNISTTQIYTHLTREGIKKVYDQAHPRS is encoded by the coding sequence GTGGATTTGCTGGATAAATTTATTATATACTTAAGAGTGGAACGAAATTACTCTTCCTGGACTCAGAGAAAGTATATGGAAGATCTCCAGCAGTTCATTGGTTTTCTAAAAGAGTTAAACAAAGGTATTGAAGACTTGGATCACCTGGTAATACGTAGATTTTTAGCACATCTGCAGGGACAAGGATATGCTCGGGCCTCTATCGCTCGAAAACTGTCGGCCCTCAGAACCTTTATTCGATTTATTAATCGAGAGACTAATTTACAGCTAAATGATCGACTTTCTGTAAATACTCCAAAACTGGGTAAAAAATTACCCAAATTTTTATATCTAGAGGAGTTAATTGACCTTCTGGAATCTCCAGACCCCAATACAGTATTGGGACGTCGGGACAGCGCTATTTTAGAGACCCTTTATGCTGCAGGAATCAGAATTAGTGAACTGACAGCTCTGGATATCACAAGTATCTCCATGGAGAAGAAGGATATAAAGGTAATGGGAAAAGGTTCTAAAGAAAGAATAGTCCTGTTTGGTCAATACGCTGAAAATGCACTTCGGACCTATCTGGAGGAAAGTAGGTTTCAGCTTTTGAGCAAAAGAAAAGATACCAATCCGGAACCGGCACTTTTCCTAAATCGATTCGGTTATCGTCTTACAGACCGTAGTATTAGAAGAATGATGGATAAATATGTAGCTCTTACCTCTATTAAAACCAAGGCCAGTCCCCATACCTTAAGACACTCTTTTGCTACCCATCTTATGGATGCCGGTGCAGACCTGAGGTCAGTACAGGAACTATTAGGCCATGTAAATATATCTACCACCCAAATTTATACACATCTTACCCGGGAGGGCATTAAAAAAGTGTATGATCAAGCTCATCCCAGGTCATAA
- the hslV gene encoding ATP-dependent protease subunit HslV translates to MLKGTTIVAVKKDNSVAIAGDGQVTFGQNIVMKHKACKVRKIYNQKVLAGFAGSVADALTLFDKFEEQLEKYQGNLKRAAVELAKEWRTDKLLRRLEALLIVVDEMSLLILSGTGEVIEPDNQIAAIGSGGPYALAAARAMVDYSDLSPAEIVYNSLAITADICVYTNHEITVLTLD, encoded by the coding sequence ATGCTTAAAGGGACAACTATAGTTGCCGTAAAAAAGGATAATTCCGTGGCCATTGCCGGAGACGGACAGGTCACTTTTGGACAAAATATAGTAATGAAACATAAAGCCTGTAAAGTGAGAAAGATTTATAATCAGAAAGTATTGGCCGGTTTTGCTGGTTCTGTGGCTGATGCCCTTACCCTGTTTGATAAATTTGAAGAACAACTGGAGAAATATCAGGGAAATCTAAAAAGAGCTGCCGTAGAGCTTGCCAAAGAATGGAGGACAGATAAGCTGCTCCGTCGTTTGGAAGCGCTTTTGATTGTGGTAGATGAGATGAGCTTACTTATTCTGTCAGGAACCGGTGAGGTGATTGAGCCTGATAATCAGATAGCAGCCATTGGCTCAGGGGGCCCATATGCTTTGGCAGCCGCTCGGGCTATGGTGGATTATTCGGATTTATCCCCTGCGGAAATTGTTTATAATTCATTAGCTATTACTGCTGACATTTGTGTATATACAAATCACGAGATCACGGTATTAACCCTTGATTGA
- the hslU gene encoding ATP-dependent protease ATPase subunit HslU: MEDLTPKQIVQELDKFIIGQENAKKSVAVALRNRFRRKKLPLEMRDEIIPKNIILIGPTGVGKTEIARRLARLVNAPFVKVEATKFTEVGYVGRDVETMVRDLVETAIRIVKSEKMASVEDKARQMAEERLVKILLPLPKKEKSFANPLGALFQNFSGEEADDEQKTEDEDQKHEEIFTKRNRLGQELKEGKLEEQYVEIEVEDISSPMVEIFSGHGVEEMGINFQDILGNMMPKKKKKRKVTVSQARKILIQEEAQRLIDMDQVTNEAIMRAEQSGIIFLDEIDKISGKDSSVGPDVSREGVQRDILPIVEGSTVMTKYGPVKTDFVLFIAAGAFHIAKPSDLIPELQGRFPIRVELNSLTKNDFKQILIKPENAIIKQYIALLSTEGINIIFKEEAIEEIAELAYNLNEQMENIGARRLQTILEKLLEEVSFEAPDMIEKEVVIDAHYVQESLKDIVQNRDLSKYIL; the protein is encoded by the coding sequence ATGGAAGATTTGACTCCAAAACAAATTGTGCAGGAACTAGATAAGTTTATTATTGGGCAGGAAAATGCCAAAAAAAGCGTGGCCGTTGCTCTTCGCAACAGGTTTCGCCGCAAAAAACTTCCTTTAGAGATGAGGGATGAAATTATTCCTAAAAATATTATTTTGATTGGTCCCACGGGGGTTGGAAAAACAGAGATCGCCAGACGATTGGCCAGGTTGGTTAATGCTCCTTTTGTTAAGGTGGAAGCTACTAAGTTTACAGAAGTTGGATACGTGGGACGAGATGTGGAAACCATGGTGAGGGACCTGGTAGAGACTGCTATTAGAATTGTAAAATCTGAAAAAATGGCTTCGGTAGAGGATAAAGCCAGGCAGATGGCAGAGGAACGGCTGGTAAAAATTTTACTGCCCTTACCTAAGAAAGAAAAAAGCTTTGCTAATCCATTAGGGGCTTTATTCCAGAATTTTTCAGGAGAAGAAGCAGATGATGAGCAGAAGACAGAAGATGAAGACCAAAAGCATGAGGAAATTTTTACCAAAAGAAATCGCCTTGGCCAGGAACTGAAGGAGGGAAAACTGGAGGAACAATATGTTGAAATAGAAGTTGAGGACATATCTTCTCCAATGGTAGAAATATTCTCCGGTCATGGTGTCGAAGAAATGGGAATTAATTTTCAAGATATTTTAGGGAATATGATGCCTAAAAAAAAGAAAAAACGGAAAGTAACCGTAAGTCAAGCTCGGAAAATACTCATTCAAGAAGAGGCTCAGAGGCTAATAGATATGGATCAGGTTACCAATGAGGCAATTATGAGGGCTGAACAGTCGGGAATTATTTTTTTAGATGAAATTGATAAGATATCCGGCAAGGATTCTTCCGTGGGTCCTGATGTTTCCCGGGAAGGGGTTCAAAGGGATATACTGCCTATTGTTGAAGGCTCCACGGTGATGACCAAATATGGCCCGGTAAAAACTGATTTTGTACTGTTTATTGCTGCAGGAGCTTTTCATATTGCTAAACCTTCGGACTTAATACCGGAGCTGCAGGGGAGGTTTCCAATTCGAGTAGAATTGAACAGCCTGACTAAAAATGATTTTAAACAGATTCTTATTAAACCTGAAAATGCAATTATTAAACAGTATATTGCCCTTCTTTCAACAGAGGGAATTAATATTATTTTTAAAGAAGAAGCCATTGAAGAAATTGCAGAACTGGCCTACAATCTAAATGAGCAAATGGAAAACATTGGGGCCCGAAGACTCCAAACCATACTAGAAAAGCTTTTGGAAGAAGTTTCCTTTGAAGCACCGGATATGATTGAGAAGGAAGTTGTTATTGATGCACATTATGTTCAGGAATCATTAAAAGATATTGTTCAAAACAGGGATTTAAGCAAATATATACTATAA
- the codY gene encoding GTP-sensing pleiotropic transcriptional regulator CodY yields the protein MENLLERTRQINSILQKSAGQHVDFGEIAEVLRKVINANIYIADKDGGILGYSLVKQFECEIMVNQVLQENRFPEDYNEPLLKINETRVNLMQKSNLCVFMDNADCLFTNKLTTIVPILGGGRRLGTLLLARFAEPFDTEDIILAETGATVVGMEVLREIAEKIEEEARSKAIVQLAVGTLSYSELEAIEHIFDKLDGNEGLLVASKIADQVGITRSVIVNALRKFESAGVIESRSLGMKGTFIKILNRYLHEELKKLKQ from the coding sequence TTGGAAAATTTACTAGAAAGAACAAGACAAATTAACAGCATCCTGCAGAAATCAGCTGGGCAACATGTAGACTTTGGGGAGATTGCAGAGGTTTTAAGAAAAGTAATTAATGCAAATATATATATTGCTGACAAAGATGGCGGAATATTAGGGTATTCCTTGGTTAAGCAGTTTGAGTGTGAGATTATGGTAAACCAGGTACTGCAGGAGAATCGATTTCCTGAAGATTACAATGAACCTTTATTAAAAATTAATGAAACAAGAGTTAATTTAATGCAGAAATCTAATCTCTGTGTTTTTATGGACAATGCAGACTGCCTTTTCACCAATAAATTAACAACCATCGTCCCTATTTTAGGAGGGGGAAGGCGTCTTGGAACGCTGCTTTTAGCCAGATTCGCAGAACCTTTTGATACGGAAGATATTATTTTAGCGGAAACGGGAGCTACAGTGGTGGGCATGGAAGTTTTACGGGAAATAGCAGAAAAGATAGAAGAAGAAGCTCGGAGTAAAGCTATAGTCCAGCTGGCGGTTGGAACACTTTCTTACTCGGAGTTGGAGGCAATCGAGCACATCTTTGATAAGCTGGATGGAAATGAAGGACTGTTGGTTGCCAGCAAAATTGCTGATCAGGTGGGAATTACCCGTTCAGTTATTGTAAATGCGCTGCGTAAATTTGAAAGTGCCGGGGTTATAGAATCCAGGTCCTTGGGTATGAAGGGAACCTTTATAAAGATACTGAACCGGTATTTACATGAAGAATTGAAGAAATTAAAACAGTAA
- the rpsB gene encoding 30S ribosomal protein S2: MSVISMKQLLEAGVHFGHQTRRWNPKMKSYIFTERNGIYIIDLQRTVKRIDEAYNYFKDLAANGEKVMFVGTKKQAQESVQKEADRCEMFYVNQRWLGGMLTNFSTIKKRIDRLFELEKMEEDGIFEVLSKKEVIRLNHEKDKLEKFLGGIKHMKKLPAAIFIIDPRKERIAVAEARKLGIPIVAIVDTNCDPDEIDLIIPGNDDAIRAVKLITGKMADAVLEGKQGRQMREEKEKEMAEAEALAQVEAEAQEQVEVEEKEVVEEIREVNEVTE; the protein is encoded by the coding sequence TTGTCAGTTATTTCCATGAAACAGTTACTGGAAGCCGGAGTTCATTTTGGCCATCAGACCCGTAGATGGAATCCTAAAATGAAAAGCTATATATTTACGGAGCGTAACGGAATCTATATTATTGACTTACAGAGGACCGTTAAAAGAATTGACGAAGCTTACAATTATTTTAAAGATTTAGCAGCTAATGGAGAGAAAGTCATGTTTGTGGGAACTAAGAAACAGGCACAGGAATCTGTTCAAAAAGAAGCAGATCGGTGTGAAATGTTTTATGTTAACCAAAGATGGCTGGGTGGTATGCTGACCAATTTCAGCACAATTAAAAAAAGAATTGATCGTCTCTTTGAGCTGGAGAAGATGGAAGAGGACGGAATATTTGAAGTTTTGTCAAAAAAAGAAGTGATTCGACTGAATCATGAAAAAGACAAGCTGGAAAAATTTCTGGGCGGCATAAAGCATATGAAGAAGCTTCCCGCTGCTATTTTCATCATTGACCCACGTAAGGAAAGAATTGCCGTGGCTGAAGCAAGGAAGCTGGGTATTCCCATTGTCGCTATTGTGGATACCAACTGCGATCCCGATGAAATAGATCTTATTATTCCGGGGAATGATGATGCGATTCGGGCGGTAAAATTGATTACCGGAAAGATGGCGGATGCTGTCCTGGAAGGTAAGCAGGGACGTCAGATGAGAGAAGAAAAGGAAAAAGAAATGGCTGAAGCAGAAGCTTTAGCACAGGTAGAAGCAGAAGCTCAAGAACAGGTAGAAGTAGAAGAAAAAGAAGTAGTTGAAGAAATTAGGGAAGTAAACGAAGTTACTGAGTAA